The window AACTGCGTCGAGGTCACCGCCTGGCGCAAGAGCAGCTACAGCACCAACGATTCCAACTGCGTCGAGGTGGCCGCCATCTCCGCCGCCGTGAGCATCCGCGACACGAAGGACCGCGAAGGCGGCCACCTCACCGTCCCCGCTCCCGCGTGGGCCGCGTTCGTCAGCTCTGCTTCGCGAACCAGCTGACCCAGCGCCGCTGCCAGGGCGTTTCGACCGCCCGTTCGTTGTAGTGCTCGCGGACCCAGGCCACCGCCTCGTCCGCGGGGACGCCGGACAAAGTCGCCAGGCAGGCCATCACCGTGCCGGTCCGCCCGGCGCCGCCGTAGCAGGCGACCTCGACGGTCTCGGTCTTCGCGCGTTCGTGCAGAGCCATGATCTGGCGCCGCGCGATCAGGGGTTGCGTCGGCAGCAGGAAGTCCGGCCAGGTGACCCATTCGTGCGGCCAGGTGATGCCCCCGCCGTGCTTGCGCCGCAGCCGGCTCGTCCCCAGGTAGAGCCCGAAGTCCGGCTCGGGTTCGTCGGGCCGTGGACGCCCCAGCCCACGGCCTCGGACCTGGACCCCGTCAGGGAATTCGACCATCAGCCCAGTGTCCTCCGGAAGAGGGACACGCAGGGTGGTTTTCGCCGCTAAGCTCCGCCGGGTGAGCGAACTGACGCCCGACCAGATGCGGGCTTCCGACGCGGACCGCGAGCGCGTCGCGCAGGTGCTGCACAACGCCCTCTCGGAAGGGCGGATCACGGTGAACGAGCTGGAAGAGCGGCTCTCGACCGTGTATGCGGCGAAGACGCTGGGCGAGCTCAAGCCGGTGACGGCGGACCTGCCGTCCTCGTCGGCGATGGTCGAACCGGCGGCCACGCGCGCCCTCGGCTTCCCCGACCAGCGCATCGGCGGCCACCCGGGCAGCCCGGTGTCGATCGGCGTGCTGTCGGGAGCGGTCCGCAAGGGCAGCTGGGTGCTGCCCCCGCAGCACAACAGCTTCGCGTTCTGGGGCGGCGCGGAGATCGACCTGCGCCAGGCCCGTTTCGCGGACAAGAACTGCAC of the Amycolatopsis sp. NBC_01488 genome contains:
- a CDS encoding protein-tyrosine phosphatase family protein; translation: MVEFPDGVQVRGRGLGRPRPDEPEPDFGLYLGTSRLRRKHGGGITWPHEWVTWPDFLLPTQPLIARRQIMALHERAKTETVEVACYGGAGRTGTVMACLATLSGVPADEAVAWVREHYNERAVETPWQRRWVSWFAKQS
- a CDS encoding DUF1707 SHOCT-like domain-containing protein; amino-acid sequence: MRASDADRERVAQVLHNALSEGRITVNELEERLSTVYAAKTLGELKPVTADLPSSSAMVEPAATRALGFPDQRIGGHPGSPVSIGVLSGAVRKGSWVLPPQHNSFAFWGGAEIDLRQARFADKNCTITAVAIMGGIQITVPDDINVDVTGIGLMGGFVLEDKSGAPPAPATAPTVKINGLAFWGGVVVYRKPARRTEPPQIEGA
- a CDS encoding DUF397 domain-containing protein, which translates into the protein MIAQGAWRKSSYSSDQANCVEVTAWRKSSYSTNDSNCVEVAAISAAVSIRDTKDREGGHLTVPAPAWAAFVSSASRTS